In Candidatus Sulfotelmatobacter sp., a genomic segment contains:
- the folP gene encoding dihydropteroate synthase, translating into MRPVFQWSLGGRMLELGKRTLIMGIVNVTPDSFSDGGQFLHPNQAIAHAERLLDEGAYILDIGGESTRPGARVDVEVATPVDLKTSPRPKKAAGAAAAGVPVTAEEELNRVLPVITALKKKHPAAVLSIDTYKADVARAAVSAGAEIVNDVSGFRWDAKMAKTIADLNCGAVLMHMRGRPEEWRALPPPGDIVLLVKRELKELAEKAVLAGVRRERIVLDPGFGFGKSFDQNYPLLARFSELQSAGFPLLAGTSRKSFIGRTLAKDGKDAPPEARLYGTLATQTALILKGAHIVRTHDVKAAVEAARVADAILQAC; encoded by the coding sequence ACGAACGCTCATCATGGGCATCGTCAACGTTACTCCAGATTCATTTTCCGATGGCGGCCAGTTTCTGCACCCCAACCAAGCCATTGCGCACGCTGAACGGTTGCTGGATGAGGGCGCGTACATCCTTGACATTGGGGGCGAGTCCACGCGTCCCGGAGCGCGCGTCGATGTCGAGGTAGCAACGCCAGTCGACTTGAAGACAAGTCCTCGCCCAAAGAAAGCGGCCGGCGCCGCCGCCGCTGGCGTGCCCGTTACCGCAGAAGAAGAACTCAACCGCGTACTTCCCGTTATTACTGCACTGAAGAAGAAGCATCCTGCGGCGGTCCTCTCAATCGACACTTACAAAGCAGATGTAGCCCGCGCAGCCGTAAGCGCCGGAGCCGAGATCGTGAACGACGTCAGTGGATTTCGCTGGGATGCAAAGATGGCGAAGACGATCGCCGATCTCAATTGCGGCGCAGTGCTGATGCATATGCGCGGACGCCCCGAAGAATGGCGCGCGCTGCCGCCTCCCGGGGACATCGTTCTGCTGGTGAAACGGGAACTGAAAGAGTTGGCGGAAAAGGCTGTGCTCGCCGGCGTTCGCCGCGAACGAATCGTGCTCGATCCCGGCTTCGGATTCGGCAAGAGCTTCGATCAGAATTATCCGCTATTGGCTCGCTTCAGTGAATTACAGTCTGCGGGATTCCCTCTGCTGGCGGGCACCTCGCGGAAATCTTTTATTGGCCGCACGCTGGCCAAAGACGGAAAGGATGCTCCGCCCGAAGCTCGCCTCTATGGAACCCTTGCGACTCAAACTGCCCTCATTCTGAAAGGCGCGCACATCGTGCGGACTCATGACGTAAAAGCCGCGGTGGAGGCGGCGCGTGTGGCCGACGCGATTCTGCAAGCGTGCTAG
- a CDS encoding DUF6600 domain-containing protein: protein MTKTLTKNLRGLRGTIALMAVATIMLGAALAQHAVAQDNSDQDDPPTRVARLGYLQGSVSFQPAGESDWVQAASNRPMTTGDQLWADRDSRAELSLGSAMIDLNSNTGVSILNLDDRTAQIQLSSGSINVRVRHLDRDDVFEIDTPNQAFSIDQPGRYRVEASEDGSYTVVSIREGEGESTGNGENYTLHAGQRATFEGTDRLNAQVEDLGAPDDFDNWSEGRYRRYESSRSARYLSPDMVGYEDLDDNGDWRPDPGYGNVWFPHVAAGWAPYHDGHWAWIDPWGWTWVDDAQWGYAPFHYGRWASVEGRWGWIPGPAAVRPVYAPALVVFVGGGGVGGNMAWFPLGPREVYVPPYTVSRNYVNQVNVSNTTVNVTQVTNVYNTTIVNKTTTITNVTYVNRNVNGAVTAVPQQAFASGQPVAHAAVAVNTREIASAPLSVRAAVAPTRTSVLGVHANTANHVAAPPAAVLSRPIVAKAKVPPPPVPFAARQQALAAHPGQPIAKQQMRQLQQSQPRNTTAVARPPVKQAPPGKPATATPARPGTQPGNPNANRPGSAPANQPMNQPGNQPGNRPGNPPTTNERPGASPAQPNRPEPNRPQPNQPAPNNRPAEPPARSDRPPSAQPNNRPETNRPETTQPQPNRAEPNRPQPNEPAPSTRPAEPPARTDRPPSAQPNNRPEPNRPESNRPQPSQPAPNNRPAEPPARTDRPPAAQPNRPEPSRPETNRPQPNQPAPNNRSAEPPQRTPPPQARPAQPQQHQPTPEEKKKQEEQRKQQEKPQ from the coding sequence ATGACGAAGACACTTACGAAGAATCTCCGCGGTCTGCGGGGAACGATCGCTTTAATGGCAGTGGCAACAATAATGCTAGGCGCTGCGCTGGCGCAGCACGCAGTGGCTCAGGACAACTCCGATCAAGATGATCCGCCGACGCGCGTCGCCCGTCTCGGATATCTGCAAGGTTCGGTGTCGTTTCAGCCAGCGGGTGAATCGGACTGGGTGCAAGCGGCTTCGAACCGGCCCATGACCACCGGCGACCAATTGTGGGCTGACCGGGACTCGCGCGCTGAACTCTCGCTGGGGTCGGCGATGATCGATCTGAACAGCAATACCGGCGTTTCCATTCTCAATTTGGATGACCGCACCGCACAGATTCAGTTGAGTTCGGGATCGATCAATGTGCGCGTCCGCCATCTGGATCGCGACGATGTTTTTGAAATCGACACACCGAACCAGGCTTTTTCGATTGATCAGCCGGGCCGCTACCGGGTCGAAGCCAGCGAAGATGGAAGTTACACGGTGGTCAGCATCCGCGAAGGCGAGGGCGAATCGACCGGCAACGGCGAAAACTACACTCTGCATGCGGGGCAGCGCGCCACCTTCGAGGGCACAGACAGACTGAACGCCCAAGTCGAAGATTTGGGCGCGCCCGACGATTTCGACAACTGGAGCGAAGGGCGCTATCGCCGCTATGAAAGCTCGCGCTCGGCGAGATACCTCTCTCCGGATATGGTGGGCTACGAAGATCTCGATGACAACGGCGACTGGCGTCCCGATCCAGGCTACGGCAATGTCTGGTTCCCACATGTGGCCGCTGGCTGGGCTCCCTATCATGATGGCCATTGGGCCTGGATCGATCCCTGGGGATGGACTTGGGTGGATGACGCACAGTGGGGCTACGCTCCGTTCCACTATGGTCGATGGGCATCGGTGGAAGGCCGCTGGGGCTGGATTCCGGGACCTGCGGCGGTTCGACCGGTCTATGCGCCTGCCTTAGTCGTGTTCGTTGGCGGCGGCGGAGTCGGCGGCAATATGGCCTGGTTCCCGCTGGGCCCGCGTGAAGTGTATGTGCCGCCGTATACGGTGAGCCGAAACTACGTCAACCAGGTTAACGTGAGCAATACCACCGTGAACGTGACTCAGGTGACGAATGTCTACAACACGACCATCGTCAACAAGACAACCACCATCACGAATGTCACGTATGTAAACCGGAACGTGAATGGCGCCGTCACCGCGGTTCCGCAACAGGCGTTTGCCAGCGGACAACCCGTCGCCCATGCTGCGGTCGCGGTCAACACTCGGGAAATTGCCTCGGCACCGCTGAGTGTACGTGCGGCGGTTGCGCCCACTCGAACCAGCGTGCTCGGAGTTCACGCCAATACAGCGAATCATGTGGCAGCGCCTCCGGCTGCGGTATTGAGCCGCCCGATTGTCGCGAAGGCCAAAGTGCCGCCGCCGCCGGTACCGTTCGCAGCCCGGCAACAGGCTCTGGCGGCGCATCCTGGGCAGCCTATCGCAAAGCAGCAGATGCGGCAGTTGCAGCAGTCGCAGCCCCGGAATACAACGGCGGTTGCGCGCCCTCCGGTAAAGCAGGCGCCTCCAGGAAAGCCGGCGACCGCGACTCCGGCGCGGCCTGGCACCCAGCCGGGGAATCCCAACGCGAATCGGCCCGGCAGCGCGCCGGCAAACCAACCCATGAATCAGCCGGGAAATCAGCCTGGGAACCGGCCGGGGAATCCTCCTACAACCAATGAGCGGCCGGGCGCAAGTCCCGCGCAACCGAACCGTCCCGAACCGAATCGGCCCCAGCCCAACCAACCGGCGCCGAACAATCGTCCAGCGGAGCCGCCAGCACGCAGCGATCGTCCACCGTCGGCGCAGCCGAATAATCGGCCCGAGACGAATCGGCCGGAAACGACCCAGCCGCAGCCGAACCGTGCCGAGCCAAATCGGCCGCAGCCCAATGAGCCGGCACCGAGCACTCGGCCGGCGGAGCCACCGGCCCGCACCGACCGTCCGCCATCTGCGCAGCCGAATAATCGACCGGAGCCGAACCGCCCCGAATCGAATCGGCCACAACCAAGTCAGCCGGCACCGAACAATCGTCCGGCGGAGCCGCCGGCCAGAACCGACCGTCCGCCTGCGGCGCAGCCGAATCGTCCGGAACCGAGTCGTCCCGAGACGAATCGGCCACAACCCAATCAACCTGCGCCAAACAATCGGTCGGCGGAGCCGCCGCAGCGCACTCCTCCGCCGCAGGCGCGACCGGCGCAGCCTCAGCAGCACCAGCCAACGCCGGAAGAGAAGAAGAAGCAGGAAGAGCAGCGCAAACAGCAGGAAAAGCCGCAGTAG